One genomic window of Maribacter aquivivus includes the following:
- a CDS encoding VanZ family protein, with amino-acid sequence MFVTFSSLFSFSGIGTSRFNIPHMDKAVHFTFYAVMVVLGYLAIPKSKEEGIGRSKLLWYIVLFAVLYGIIIEVIQHVATADRHGDPLDALANSTGAIVGMLAVRFLFFRVPSLK; translated from the coding sequence ATGTTTGTAACATTTTCCAGCTTATTTTCTTTCTCGGGAATTGGTACCTCAAGATTCAATATTCCACATATGGATAAGGCTGTGCATTTCACGTTCTATGCCGTAATGGTAGTGCTGGGTTACTTGGCAATTCCTAAAAGCAAAGAAGAGGGTATTGGTAGGTCTAAGTTATTGTGGTACATAGTTTTATTTGCTGTATTGTACGGCATAATTATTGAAGTAATACAGCATGTAGCTACCGCTGATAGACACGGGGATCCGCTAGATGCACTTGCAAATTCTACCGGAGCGATTGTTGGAATGTTGGCTGTTAGATTTCTATTTTTTCGGGTGCCCTCGTTAAAATGA
- the cyoE gene encoding heme o synthase, with amino-acid sequence MKTAVGSEKEGAFALIFADFKEITKARLAISVVFSSIAGYFLGAYEIQWFQVLLLAFGGYCMVGASNAYNQVIEKDLDALMKRTKNRPIPTGRMSVNTAMTLAIVLTLLGILSLYLLNPKTAMFGAISIFLYTSVYTPLKTITPLAVFVGAIPGAIPFMLGWVAATDDFGIEPGTLFMIQFFWQFPHFWALGWMLDDDYTAGGFKMLPTGKKDAATVLQIIMYTIWMMVVSIIPVFGITGRLQLSVVAAVLIFLMGAVMLGFAFQLYRKRDNVSARKLMLASVSYITLMQIVYVIDKFLA; translated from the coding sequence ATGAAAACGGCTGTTGGTTCGGAAAAGGAAGGTGCATTTGCATTGATTTTTGCCGATTTTAAGGAGATTACCAAAGCTAGATTAGCTATTAGTGTCGTTTTTTCTTCGATAGCAGGATACTTTTTAGGCGCTTATGAAATACAATGGTTTCAAGTTCTGCTTCTTGCTTTTGGTGGGTATTGTATGGTTGGTGCCAGTAATGCGTATAATCAAGTTATAGAAAAAGATTTAGACGCATTAATGAAGCGTACTAAAAATAGACCTATTCCTACAGGTCGTATGTCCGTTAATACGGCAATGACTCTAGCTATTGTACTAACATTGCTCGGTATATTGTCTCTCTATCTTTTGAATCCTAAAACAGCAATGTTTGGGGCTATTTCTATATTTCTATATACCAGTGTTTATACCCCTCTAAAAACAATAACTCCGCTTGCCGTGTTTGTAGGTGCAATACCTGGGGCAATACCTTTTATGTTAGGTTGGGTGGCTGCTACTGATGATTTTGGTATAGAGCCTGGCACACTATTTATGATTCAATTTTTCTGGCAGTTCCCTCATTTTTGGGCATTAGGGTGGATGTTAGATGATGACTATACAGCTGGTGGATTTAAAATGTTACCTACAGGAAAGAAAGATGCAGCAACTGTATTACAGATAATAATGTATACTATTTGGATGATGGTAGTTTCAATAATTCCAGTTTTTGGTATTACAGGTAGACTACAATTATCAGTAGTTGCTGCAGTACTAATCTTTTTGATGGGCGCAGTTATGTTAGGTTTTGCATTTCAATTGTACAGAAAACGCGATAATGTTTCGGCAAGAAAATTAATGTTGGCAAGTGTCAGTTATATTACGCTGATGCAAATAGTTTACGTAATAGATAAATTTTTAGCTTAA
- the sov gene encoding T9SS outer membrane translocon Sov/SprA yields MKNGVTKFLKISFKHIFVFFMFLGSMTTVVAQETEEQEIDSVKTGYDLGRILIENPESIVSRYIYDPELDRYIYNESVGDFNIGYPIILTPDQYFKLIREEGIKSYFKEKSDAYSGKKEGSEEARKNLLPNFYVNNDFFSTIFGGNTIEIIPQGSVAMDLGVIWQKNDNPSLSPRNRTNLSFDFDQRISLSMLGQIGERLQVTANYDTEATFDFQNIVKLDYTPTEDDIIQSIEVGNVNMPLNSSLISGAQSLFGVKTKLQFGKTSVTAVFSEQRSQNNTVVAQGGGTLNDFSLTALDYDENRHFFLAQYFRDNYDEALSSYPYIKSQVQITRIEVWITNRSQQTLNVRNVVAIQDLGESDITKTRVGQNSGSGSGFFNNPADLRPRNNANDYDPALILTNNGALNDNIREIATVESGFNAGSFAGGYNPNQGFDYAYLENARKLEQGRDFDFNTQLGYISLNQRLSNDEVLGVAYQYTFQGQVYQVGEFANGGIEATTVTQTVNTVIENNTLILKLLKSNITNITDPIWDLMMKNIYATGAYSLSEEDFKMNILYSDPTPRNYITPIEEGPGSGWPEGLEESILLNVFNLDRLNVYNDIQPGGDGFFDFISGQTIDVQNGRIIFTTVEPFGESLYEKLQNGNSGQYDVTSGYNANQEQYVFRDMYSLTKTAALQDPEKNKFILKGSYKSEGSNGISIGAFNVPQGSVTVTANGRTLQEGIDYTVNYQSGTVQILDPSLEASNVPINISVENNAVFGQQTRRFTGVNVEHQFNEKFVLGGTLLNLNERPLTQKSTYGVESVNNTIFGLNTNFSTEVPFLTRMVNKLPNIDTDVPSNISVRAEMAALIPSSPKNADFEGETTTYLDDFEGAQALIDIRASLGWSLASMPLEFGNSDQPFGSSPEDLNNLLNGYGRAKLSWYTIDPIFFTTQRPAEISDDDISTNATRRVYIDEVFPETDVAQGQTQVQSTLDMVYYPTTKGPYNNNPDFETQAPTDKWGGMMRSLSSTDFEQSNVEFVQFWVMDPYVDGIANGPGELVFNLGNISEDILRDGKKQYENGLPGVNSNDFVSPTSWGEVPATQSLVYAFDADENNRGLQDIGFDGLDDVREADVYTNNGGDDPALDNYGYYLNREGSILDRYIDFNNPQGNSPVTVTNTDRGSTTLPDVEDVDRDLTMNTVNSYYEYRISIKPNTTINDEYVTDIIEGTASGDIRIPNGDDVNYRWIQYKIPLSDFTDAVGGITDFRSISFMRMYMTGFNSPTILRFATLDLVRGDWRTYTSTLQDKNIDSDPSDDGTTLDVNTVNIEENSSRTPIPYVLPPGVIREQLNNNNTIIRQNEQSLSLTVSNLESEDSRGVFKNLNVDIRQYEKMKMFIHAEKIIDSDYADTSTPLVGFLRMGTDFTQNYYQIELPLEFTPFTAVADDEVWPENNEMNILLSDLTKVKSQWIADGDLSDVRFFEIENGEVMPVGEFDVRTPGRVRIGIKGNPSLGSIRTMMVGVKNQDILPARGEVWFNELRLAGLDNNGGWAAIAAIDGNIADFANFSATGSKSTSGFGSIDQMPNERAREDVISYDVVTNVNVGQLLPKKWGIQLPFNYGISEQMITPEFDPVYDDLKLEDRIAAEATQEGKDDVLEQAEDYTKRTSINLIGVRKDRGEEADANFYDIENFTFNYSYNETDHRDFEIAELKEQNVNTGFVYNHSFEPVEVAPFAKKDSLFTGKYWKWLKDLNLNLLPSNVGVTSNINRQFNAQRFRDVYTDGEDRISLPELQQRNYLFNWQYAINYNLTKSLRLNLTGSNNNIVRNYLNENEPLESVDRIRNELGLWDGFFDVGEPNRHSQQMQLNYEVPFSKIPALDFISTQYSYTSNFDWQRGGDALFEVAGEYINTVQNANTHTITSSLTMQKFYDLIGLKKREAPKASTKGPIRRDKSGALSEDQEKIKGKTSDLFNTVVDVVTMVKRLNFNYSENNGTVLPGYTQSVGFVGTTKPTIGFLFGSQSDVRYEAARNGWLTGFEQFNEQFIQRTNKQLNITATAQPTKDITIDLVADRQYSDSYQENFNVVDQEYNLQLGNNYGSFSISTMMIGTAFGKSDEFDSSTFQEFKDNRITIANRIAVEQGIPVDANGEFPEGYGKTQQSVLLPAFFSAYTGQDAERVNLDTFRDIPIPNWSIKYTGLMKSKWFKKKFKRFSLSHGYRASYSINSYQTNLEKVQLINDGQDPVNAENLDILPDLILNNVVLTDQFNPLIRVDFEMKNSVSVLAEVRTDRALSLSFDNDLMTEINGKEYTVGLGYRFKDVKFVTNIGGNKTRLKGDLNLKADVTLRDNITIIRNLDINNNQITSGQNLMSLKFTADYALSKNLNALFFYDHSFSQFAVSTAFPQTTINTGFTIRYNFGN; encoded by the coding sequence TTGAAAAACGGGGTAACTAAATTTCTTAAAATTTCTTTTAAGCACATCTTTGTATTCTTTATGTTTTTGGGTTCCATGACAACTGTTGTGGCGCAAGAAACAGAAGAACAGGAAATTGATTCGGTAAAAACAGGGTATGATCTGGGGAGAATTCTAATTGAAAATCCAGAAAGTATTGTGTCTAGGTATATTTATGACCCAGAACTTGATCGATATATCTATAATGAGAGTGTGGGCGATTTTAATATCGGTTATCCTATAATTCTTACACCAGATCAATATTTTAAATTGATTAGGGAAGAAGGAATAAAATCATATTTCAAAGAAAAATCTGACGCATATTCAGGTAAAAAAGAAGGTAGTGAAGAAGCTCGTAAAAATTTACTTCCTAACTTTTATGTAAATAACGATTTCTTTTCAACCATTTTTGGTGGTAATACTATAGAGATAATTCCACAAGGATCTGTTGCGATGGATTTAGGTGTTATCTGGCAGAAAAATGATAACCCATCTTTATCACCAAGAAACAGAACGAATCTTTCCTTTGATTTTGATCAACGTATTAGTCTTAGTATGTTGGGTCAAATAGGGGAGCGTTTACAGGTAACCGCCAATTACGATACAGAAGCAACTTTCGATTTCCAAAATATTGTTAAGTTAGATTATACACCAACAGAAGATGATATCATTCAATCTATAGAAGTTGGTAACGTAAACATGCCACTTAATAGTTCTCTAATTTCTGGTGCACAAAGTTTATTTGGTGTAAAAACGAAGCTGCAATTTGGTAAAACTTCGGTAACCGCTGTTTTTTCTGAGCAACGCTCGCAAAATAACACTGTGGTTGCGCAAGGTGGTGGTACATTAAATGATTTCTCTCTTACAGCTTTAGATTATGATGAAAATAGACACTTCTTCTTGGCACAGTACTTTAGAGATAATTATGATGAAGCACTTTCTTCTTATCCTTATATAAAGAGTCAGGTACAGATTACCCGAATTGAGGTTTGGATTACAAATAGATCTCAACAGACATTAAATGTACGTAACGTTGTGGCAATTCAAGATTTAGGTGAATCAGATATCACGAAAACTAGAGTTGGACAGAATAGCGGTAGTGGAAGCGGTTTCTTTAATAATCCTGCAGATTTAAGACCTAGAAACAACGCCAATGATTATGATCCCGCTTTGATATTGACCAATAATGGTGCGTTAAATGATAATATTAGGGAGATTGCAACGGTAGAAAGCGGATTCAATGCTGGTAGTTTCGCAGGAGGATACAATCCTAATCAAGGTTTTGATTATGCGTATTTAGAGAATGCAAGAAAGTTAGAACAAGGTAGGGATTTCGATTTCAATACACAGTTAGGTTATATTTCTTTAAACCAACGTTTAAGTAATGATGAGGTTTTAGGTGTTGCTTATCAGTATACATTTCAAGGTCAAGTATACCAAGTTGGTGAATTTGCAAATGGCGGTATTGAAGCTACTACAGTTACGCAGACTGTAAATACAGTTATTGAAAATAATACCTTAATTCTTAAACTTCTTAAAAGTAATATTACCAATATCACTGATCCTATTTGGGATTTGATGATGAAGAATATTTACGCAACTGGTGCATATAGTTTAAGCGAGGAAGATTTTAAAATGAATATTTTATATTCTGATCCTACGCCAAGAAACTATATTACTCCTATTGAAGAAGGTCCTGGATCTGGTTGGCCAGAAGGGTTGGAAGAAAGTATTCTTTTGAATGTCTTTAATTTAGATAGATTGAATGTTTATAATGATATTCAACCTGGTGGTGATGGCTTCTTTGATTTTATAAGTGGACAAACTATAGATGTGCAGAATGGTCGCATCATATTTACCACAGTAGAACCTTTTGGGGAGTCCTTGTACGAAAAACTACAGAATGGTAACAGTGGTCAGTATGATGTTACTTCTGGCTATAATGCGAACCAAGAGCAGTATGTATTTAGAGATATGTACTCTTTAACTAAAACAGCGGCACTTCAAGATCCTGAAAAAAATAAATTCATATTAAAAGGTTCTTATAAATCAGAGGGTAGTAATGGTATTTCTATTGGTGCTTTTAACGTACCTCAAGGTTCGGTAACGGTTACTGCAAATGGTAGAACCTTACAAGAGGGTATCGATTATACGGTAAACTATCAATCGGGTACCGTACAAATATTAGACCCTAGTTTAGAAGCTTCTAATGTGCCTATCAATATATCGGTAGAAAACAATGCGGTATTCGGACAACAAACACGTCGTTTTACGGGTGTAAATGTAGAACATCAATTTAATGAGAAATTTGTTTTAGGTGGTACATTGTTAAACCTTAACGAAAGACCATTAACGCAAAAATCTACCTACGGAGTAGAATCTGTAAATAATACCATATTCGGGTTAAATACTAATTTCTCTACAGAGGTGCCTTTCTTGACCCGTATGGTCAATAAATTACCAAATATAGATACTGATGTGCCTTCTAATATTTCTGTTAGAGCAGAGATGGCAGCTTTAATACCTAGTTCACCTAAAAATGCTGATTTTGAAGGCGAGACTACAACATATTTAGATGATTTTGAAGGAGCACAGGCACTGATAGATATTAGAGCTTCTCTTGGGTGGTCTCTTGCTAGTATGCCATTAGAATTTGGTAACTCGGATCAGCCATTTGGTAGTTCACCTGAAGACTTAAATAACCTATTGAACGGTTATGGTAGAGCTAAGTTGTCTTGGTATACTATAGATCCAATATTCTTTACCACACAAAGACCTGCTGAGATTAGCGATGATGATATTTCAACAAACGCTACTCGGAGAGTGTATATCGATGAAGTTTTTCCTGAGACTGATGTTGCTCAAGGGCAAACACAGGTACAGTCTACTTTAGACATGGTGTATTATCCAACCACTAAAGGTCCGTATAATAACAATCCTGATTTTGAAACTCAAGCGCCTACTGATAAGTGGGGTGGTATGATGCGTTCATTAAGCAGTACAGATTTTGAACAAAGTAATGTTGAATTTGTTCAGTTTTGGGTAATGGATCCCTATGTTGATGGTATTGCAAACGGACCAGGTGAATTGGTTTTTAACCTAGGTAATATTTCTGAAGATATTTTACGTGATGGTAAAAAGCAATATGAAAACGGATTGCCTGGAGTAAATAGTAATGATTTTGTTTCACCTACTTCTTGGGGTGAAGTACCAGCAACACAATCATTGGTGTATGCTTTTGATGCTGATGAGAATAATAGAGGTTTACAAGATATTGGTTTTGATGGTTTAGATGACGTACGTGAAGCTGATGTGTATACGAATAACGGTGGTGATGATCCTGCTTTAGATAACTACGGGTATTACCTAAATAGAGAAGGTAGTATTCTAGATAGATATATAGATTTTAATAACCCTCAAGGTAACTCACCTGTTACGGTGACCAATACAGATAGAGGTTCTACTACATTGCCAGATGTGGAAGATGTTGATAGGGATTTAACCATGAATACGGTTAATAGTTATTACGAATATCGTATTTCAATAAAGCCAAATACTACAATTAATGACGAGTATGTAACTGACATTATTGAAGGTACGGCAAGTGGAGATATTAGAATACCTAATGGCGACGATGTAAACTACCGATGGATCCAATATAAAATTCCGTTAAGTGACTTTACTGATGCAGTAGGTGGTATTACAGATTTTAGGTCTATTAGTTTTATGCGTATGTATATGACTGGGTTTAACAGTCCTACAATTTTACGTTTTGCTACTTTAGATTTAGTTAGAGGAGATTGGCGTACGTATACTAGTACTTTACAAGATAAGAATATTGATAGTGACCCATCTGATGATGGTACAACCTTAGATGTAAATACAGTAAATATTGAAGAGAATAGCAGTAGAACGCCAATACCTTATGTATTGCCACCTGGTGTTATTAGGGAACAATTAAATAATAACAATACCATTATACGCCAGAATGAGCAGTCTCTTTCGTTAACGGTGTCTAATTTAGAATCTGAAGATTCGCGTGGAGTATTTAAAAATTTGAATGTTGATATTCGTCAATATGAGAAAATGAAAATGTTCATACATGCCGAAAAAATTATAGATAGTGATTATGCAGATACTTCTACACCTTTAGTTGGTTTCTTACGTATGGGTACAGATTTTACCCAAAACTACTATCAAATAGAATTACCATTAGAGTTCACACCTTTTACTGCGGTTGCAGATGATGAGGTTTGGCCAGAGAATAATGAAATGAATATTCTTCTTAGTGATTTAACAAAGGTGAAATCGCAATGGATAGCAGACGGCGATCTTAGTGATGTTCGTTTCTTTGAAATTGAAAACGGCGAAGTTATGCCTGTAGGTGAGTTTGATGTTCGTACGCCTGGTAGAGTTCGTATTGGTATAAAAGGTAATCCTTCTTTAGGTAGTATACGTACTATGATGGTAGGGGTTAAGAATCAAGATATTTTACCGGCAAGAGGTGAGGTTTGGTTCAATGAACTTCGTTTAGCTGGTTTAGATAATAATGGTGGTTGGGCTGCAATTGCTGCGATTGATGGTAATATTGCCGATTTCGCCAATTTTAGTGCCACTGGTAGTAAAAGTACTTCTGGTTTTGGTTCTATAGATCAAATGCCGAATGAACGTGCTCGTGAAGATGTTATTTCATATGATGTAGTTACCAATGTTAATGTTGGGCAATTACTTCCTAAGAAATGGGGTATTCAGTTACCGTTTAATTATGGGATATCAGAGCAAATGATAACTCCAGAGTTTGATCCTGTATATGATGATTTAAAACTAGAAGATAGAATTGCGGCTGAAGCTACTCAAGAGGGTAAAGATGATGTTTTGGAGCAAGCTGAAGATTATACAAAACGGACTAGTATCAACCTAATTGGTGTTCGTAAAGACCGTGGCGAAGAAGCAGATGCTAACTTCTACGATATCGAAAACTTTACATTTAACTATAGCTATAACGAAACTGATCATAGAGATTTTGAAATTGCCGAGCTAAAAGAGCAAAATGTGAATACTGGTTTTGTGTACAATCACAGTTTTGAACCGGTAGAAGTTGCTCCGTTTGCTAAAAAAGATTCACTTTTTACAGGTAAATACTGGAAATGGCTAAAAGATTTGAACTTAAATTTGTTACCGTCCAATGTTGGTGTAACCTCTAATATTAATAGACAGTTTAATGCACAACGTTTTAGAGATGTGTATACTGATGGTGAAGATAGAATTTCATTACCAGAGTTGCAGCAGCGTAATTATTTATTTAATTGGCAGTATGCTATTAACTATAATTTGACAAAATCGTTGCGATTAAATCTTACTGGATCTAATAATAATATTGTTAGAAATTATCTAAACGAAAATGAGCCTTTAGAATCTGTAGATAGAATAAGAAATGAATTAGGCTTGTGGGACGGCTTTTTTGATGTAGGTGAACCGAATAGACATTCTCAACAAATGCAGTTGAATTATGAAGTGCCTTTTTCTAAGATACCTGCTTTAGACTTTATAAGTACGCAATATTCCTATACCAGTAATTTCGATTGGCAAAGAGGTGGTGATGCATTGTTTGAAGTAGCCGGTGAATATATTAATACGGTACAGAATGCCAATACGCATACGATAACATCGTCTTTAACAATGCAAAAGTTCTATGACTTAATCGGACTTAAAAAACGAGAAGCTCCAAAAGCATCTACTAAAGGTCCAATACGTAGAGATAAATCGGGTGCATTATCTGAAGATCAAGAGAAAATTAAAGGCAAGACCAGTGATTTGTTCAATACGGTTGTAGATGTGGTTACCATGGTGAAAAGATTAAACTTTAACTATAGTGAGAATAATGGTACTGTGCTTCCGGGGTATACGCAATCTGTTGGGTTCGTTGGTACAACTAAACCTACAATTGGTTTCTTATTCGGTAGTCAGTCAGATGTCCGTTACGAAGCGGCTAGAAATGGTTGGCTTACAGGTTTCGAGCAGTTTAATGAGCAATTCATCCAAAGAACAAATAAACAATTGAATATTACTGCAACTGCGCAACCAACTAAAGATATTACAATTGATTTGGTGGCAGACAGACAATATTCAGACAGTTATCAAGAGAATTTTAATGTGGTTGACCAAGAGTATAACCTACAATTAGGTAATAACTACGGTAGTTTTAGTATTTCAACAATGATGATTGGTACTGCTTTTGGTAAGAGTGATGAATTTGACTCAAGTACTTTTCAAGAGTTTAAAGACAATAGAATTACAATTGCTAATAGAATAGCGGTAGAGCAAGGTATACCTGTAGATGCGAATGGTGAGTTTCCTGAAGGATATGGAAAAACACAACAGAGTGTCTTGTTACCTGCATTCTTTTCAGCGTATACTGGGCAAGATGCTGAACGTGTAAACTTAGATACGTTTAGAGATATTCCAATACCTAACTGGAGTATTAAGTATACAGGTTTAATGAAGAGCAAGTGGTTTAAAAAGAAATTCAAACGTTTTTCTTTAAGTCACGGGTATCGCGCATCATATAGTATTAACTCATACCAGACGAATTTAGAGAAGGTGCAGTTGATCAATGATGGTCAAGATCCTGTTAATGCTGAGAATCTTGATATTTTACCAGATTTAATTTTAAACAACGTGGTATTAACGGATCAGTTTAATCCGTTAATTCGTGTAGATTTTGAAATGAAGAATTCTGTTAGTGTATTAGCAGAAGTAAGAACAGATAGAGCATTATCATTAAGTTTTGATAATGATTTAATGACCGAGATCAATGGAAAAGAATATACGGTTGGTTTAGGGTATCGTTTTAAAGATGTAAAATTTGTAACCAATATTGGCGGTAATAAAACAAGATTGAAGGGTGACTTAAACTTAAAAGCCGATGTAACCTTACGAGATAATATTACTATTATTAGAAATTTAGATATCAATAACAATCAAATAACTTCTGGTCAGAATTTAATGTCGTTGAAGTTTACAGCAGATTACGCATTAAGTAAGAACTTAAATGCATTGTTCTTTTACGATCATTCGTTCTCTCAATTTGCAGTCTCGACCGCTTTTCCACAAACAACTATAAATACCGGATTTACAATTCGCTACAATTTTGGTAACTAA
- a CDS encoding energy transducer TonB translates to MEPKKNPKADLTKNSSLYFVIGLFVVMLFTFVAFEWKTYDEVNDYDISMNVDDLLDEEVPMTEQIKTPPPPPPPAAPEIIEVVEDEEEVEETVIESTETSQEEEIVEVDDVVVDEIEEDVDVPFAVIEDVPVFPGCENESDKRACFNKMIQKHIGKNFRYPEIAQEMGVQGRVSVMFVIQKDGSIGNVRMRGPDKNLEKEAARIISKLPKMTPGKQRGRAVRVPFSIPINFKLQ, encoded by the coding sequence ATGGAACCTAAAAAGAATCCAAAGGCGGATTTAACAAAGAACAGCAGTCTTTATTTCGTTATCGGTTTATTCGTAGTAATGCTATTTACTTTCGTAGCATTTGAATGGAAAACTTATGATGAGGTAAATGATTATGATATTTCTATGAATGTGGATGATCTTTTAGATGAAGAGGTTCCAATGACAGAACAAATCAAAACTCCACCACCTCCACCACCACCAGCTGCACCTGAAATTATTGAAGTTGTAGAAGATGAAGAAGAGGTTGAAGAAACTGTAATCGAGTCTACTGAAACTAGTCAAGAAGAAGAAATCGTTGAGGTTGACGATGTTGTTGTTGATGAAATTGAAGAAGATGTAGATGTACCTTTTGCTGTTATTGAAGATGTACCTGTTTTTCCAGGTTGTGAGAACGAGAGTGATAAAAGAGCTTGTTTTAACAAAATGATTCAAAAACACATTGGTAAAAACTTCCGTTACCCAGAAATTGCTCAAGAAATGGGTGTTCAAGGTAGGGTAAGTGTAATGTTCGTAATTCAAAAAGATGGTAGTATTGGTAACGTTAGAATGCGTGGACCAGATAAGAACTTAGAAAAAGAAGCTGCTAGAATTATTAGTAAATTACCTAAAATGACACCTGGTAAGCAGAGAGGTAGAGCAGTACGTGTTCCTTTTAGTATTCCAATTAACTTTAAATTACAATAG
- a CDS encoding cytochrome c oxidase subunit 3, translated as MDLTQGTAAEKNARAKKMMLWFGIISLLMGFAGWTSAYIVSSSREDWSSDITLPNSFLYSTIVIIISSLSYMMAKKAIREGENASGTKWLLATLGLGVLFIFLQFSGFSQLVSEGYYFTGPTSSIKVSYVFLIAMVHVVHVVAGMISLLVVLYNQNKGKYSKENYLGVTLGATFWHFLDLLWVYLVLFMFFVK; from the coding sequence ATGGATTTAACACAAGGTACGGCGGCAGAGAAAAATGCAAGAGCAAAGAAGATGATGCTTTGGTTTGGTATTATCAGTCTATTAATGGGTTTCGCAGGGTGGACAAGTGCTTATATAGTAAGTAGTTCAAGGGAAGACTGGTCTAGTGATATAACGCTACCAAATTCCTTTCTGTATAGTACTATCGTTATCATTATTAGTAGTCTTAGCTATATGATGGCAAAGAAAGCAATTAGAGAAGGTGAAAATGCAAGCGGTACTAAATGGCTATTGGCAACGTTAGGTTTAGGAGTACTTTTTATTTTTCTACAATTTTCGGGTTTTTCTCAATTAGTATCAGAAGGGTACTACTTTACAGGACCTACAAGTAGTATAAAAGTATCTTATGTCTTTTTAATTGCAATGGTGCATGTGGTGCATGTTGTGGCGGGTATGATATCTTTATTGGTGGTGTTATACAATCAAAACAAAGGAAAATATAGTAAAGAGAACTATTTAGGTGTTACCTTAGGGGCAACATTCTGGCATTTCTTAGATTTATTATGGGTCTATTTGGTGTTATTTATGTTCTTTGTGAAATAA
- the gcvH gene encoding glycine cleavage system protein GcvH codes for MNIPAELKYTKDHEWVKIEGDVATVGITDFAQGELGDIVYVEVDTLDETLDREAIFGTVEAVKTVSDLFSPLSGEIVEFNEALEDEPEKVNSDPYGDGWMVKIKFSDASELEDLLSDAAYKETIGG; via the coding sequence ATGAATATACCAGCTGAATTAAAATATACGAAAGATCACGAGTGGGTTAAGATAGAAGGTGATGTTGCTACTGTAGGTATTACAGATTTCGCACAAGGTGAATTAGGTGATATTGTTTATGTAGAAGTAGATACCCTTGATGAAACATTAGATCGTGAAGCAATTTTTGGTACGGTAGAAGCTGTAAAAACTGTTTCTGACTTATTTTCTCCATTATCTGGTGAAATTGTTGAGTTCAACGAAGCACTAGAAGACGAGCCAGAAAAAGTAAATTCTGATCCTTATGGTGACGGTTGGATGGTGAAAATTAAATTTAGCGACGCTAGTGAATTGGAAGATTTGCTTAGTGATGCTGCATATAAAGAGACAATAGGTGGTTAA